Within the Syntrophorhabdales bacterium genome, the region CACCAATGACACGGTGATGCTCTTCTCGCGGCGCAGAGGAAAGCCGGTCTCGGACATGGCCCTATTCAAGGAGAATCTGTTGGACGTCATGAAAGAGCTTTCCTTCCTGATTGTGCGGGACGGTGAAGGAGCCACAAAGGTCATTCACATCACTGTTGCCGGCGCCCAAAATAAAGAAGTGGCAGAGAGGGTGGCGCGCAGGATTTCTGTGTCACCCCTCGTAAAGACCGCGTTTTTCGGCTGTGACCCTAATTGGGGAAGGATCATTGCTGCAGCAGGCGATGCAAACGTTCCCATTAAGCCCGATAAGGTAGAGATCGTGTTGCAGGGCGAACGCCTGGCGCTGAGCGGCGTTGAGGTGCCTTTTTCAGAAGAGAAGCTGAAGCGATTAATGGATAAGCACGAATTAGAGCTTGTCGTTGACCTGCACGACGGTAAAGCTTCTTATGATATGTTCACTACCGATCTGACGTACGACTATATTAAAATCAACGCCTCCTACCGCACGTGAAGTCTTCCGGCATCACGTGAATATCGAAATCCGAATGTCGAAATCTCAAACAACGTCAAATTTCCAAAACCTTAAGTGAAGGCTTGGCTGAAAGTTCGTTTAGATGATTAGATATTGTGATTTGTTTAGGATTTAGATATTCAACATTGAGATTTCTTTCTCTGCCTTGCCACTTCGTACGCGGCTATTGCGAAGGATGTTGCAACGTTAAGGCTGGGGAAATTGCCTGTGGTGGGTATGCGCGCGATCTCGTCGCATGTCTCCCGGGTGAGCCTTCGCATTCCCTCTTCTCTTCCCAAGACCAGGCAGAGTGGTATGGTGAGGTCGAGCTCCCAGATGTTCTTCTCCCCCCGTTCGTCAAGGCCGAAACAGAAGACGTTTTTTTCTTTCAGCGATTCAAGGTATCTGTGGAGGTTGACTACCTGTACGACTGGTACGTGCTCTGTTGCGCCCATGGCGATGCTGCTCACGGTTTCGGTAACACCGCATGACCTGTCTTTCGGGAGGATGACGGCGCCCGTCCCGAGGCAGGCCGCTGTTCGAAGGGCGTTGCCCAGGTTTTGCGGATCGGATATACCGTCAAAGGCCGCGAGGAAGGTTCTCCCCGCAGAAACGATCTCCTTGAGGAGGAGGTCGGGATCCCCGTAAGCGAAGGCCTCGCGTTCAAGGCAGATGTGCGATCGGTTGCCTTTAAAACGGCGTGCGAATTCTTCGTGAGGGAGGATCCGGAAAGAGAGGCCGAGCCTTCTGGCCTCATGTATGATTCTGTCTGCCGTGCGCTCGTAACCGGCCTCTATCCATAATCTCTTCGCCTGTGTCGGGTGAATGCGCAGCGCTTCGAGGATGCTGTTCCTGTTATCCAGAAGAAGCACGCCCTATCTCCTTTTCAATCTGTTTCAGCGTCTCCTTCGGGTTTGCGGCTGTGAGGACTGTCCTTCCCAGCACGATGTACGTTGCCCCTTTCCGGATCGCCTCGCCGGGCGTGATGGTTCTCTTCTGGTCGTCTTTACCCTCCCCGATGCGCACGCCCGGGGTGACGATAATAAAATCCTTGCCGCAGAGCGACCGGATCGTTTCTATGTCGTGCCC harbors:
- a CDS encoding RNA methyltransferase translates to MLLLDNRNSILEALRIHPTQAKRLWIEAGYERTADRIIHEARRLGLSFRILPHEEFARRFKGNRSHICLEREAFAYGDPDLLLKEIVSAGRTFLAAFDGISDPQNLGNALRTAACLGTGAVILPKDRSCGVTETVSSIAMGATEHVPVVQVVNLHRYLESLKEKNVFCFGLDERGEKNIWELDLTIPLCLVLGREEGMRRLTRETCDEIARIPTTGNFPSLNVATSFAIAAYEVARQRKKSQC